From a region of the Actinomadura luzonensis genome:
- a CDS encoding response regulator: MIRVLLADDQTLVRAGFRSILSDEDDVEVVAEAPNGEAAVSGAREHRPDVVLMDIRMPVLDGLEATRRIAGDPRLDGVKVIILTTFDLDDYVYGALRAGASGFLVKDTEPAELIHAVRVVARGDALISPSVTRRLISEFAGRVRRPEPGPELNALTEREREVMTLVAAGLSNDEIAARLVLSPATAKTHVSRIMTKLAVRDRAQLVVLAYEAGMITPGWLTT; this comes from the coding sequence ATGATCCGCGTGTTGCTCGCCGACGACCAGACCCTGGTACGGGCGGGGTTCCGCTCCATCCTCAGCGACGAGGACGACGTCGAGGTGGTCGCCGAGGCCCCCAACGGCGAGGCCGCCGTGTCCGGGGCCCGCGAGCACCGCCCTGACGTCGTGCTCATGGACATCCGCATGCCCGTGCTGGACGGGCTGGAGGCCACCCGCCGCATCGCCGGCGACCCCCGGCTGGACGGCGTCAAGGTGATCATCCTGACCACGTTCGACCTCGACGACTACGTGTACGGGGCGCTGCGCGCGGGCGCGAGCGGCTTCCTGGTGAAGGACACCGAGCCGGCCGAGCTGATCCACGCGGTGCGGGTGGTGGCGCGGGGCGACGCGCTGATCTCGCCGTCGGTGACCCGGCGGCTGATCTCGGAGTTCGCCGGCCGGGTGCGGCGGCCCGAGCCGGGCCCCGAGCTGAACGCGCTCACCGAGCGCGAGCGCGAGGTGATGACGCTGGTCGCGGCCGGGCTGTCCAACGACGAGATCGCGGCCCGGCTGGTGCTCAGCCCGGCCACGGCCAAGACGCACGTCAGCCGGATCATGACGAAGCTGGCGGTGCGCGACCGGGCCCAGCTCGTGGTGCTCGCCTACGAGGCCGGCATGATCACGCCGGGGTGGCTTACCACCTGA
- a CDS encoding BTAD domain-containing putative transcriptional regulator — translation MRVGILGPLQVAGAQVGGARVRALLVRLALDPGRVVTADRLIDDLWPAEAPAHPLAALQSLVSRARREAPGVIGSHPAGYLLDVPPGEVDAWAFERLARGGEARRALALWRGPALADAADLPFAAAPKARLEELRLAALATRIAADLDGAGSGGLAAELEGPEGLEGPEELEGLVAELEGLVAAYPLREAFHALLMRALTARGRRGAALVVFERIRTALADELGADPGPELRAAHLEALREPPAARRGNLPAPVTSFVGRAADVARLRALLSRRDDGGARLVTLVGPGGAGKTRLALEAAAGLDVPGGVWLVELAAADGVRAALESVLRTSDPVAALRAAEPLVVLDNCEHVVDEAARVAEWLLAEVAGLRVLVTSREPLDIPGETLHPVPPLPEPQAVELFAARAAAARPGLRVEPEQAARICRELDGIPLAIELAAARLRTMPVPLLIEQLGDRLALRGGRTAEPRHRTLRAVIDWSWNLLSDAERELLRGLTVFSGGATYEAIAQVCGGGLDLLSSLVDKSLLAVSGDRYTMLETIRQYAAADLPELRRAHVRYYTELAEAAEPHLRTGGQLAWLATLDAERANLETALRHSDDPLRLVLPLLWPWIMRARLREMREQAAAVLARVGDVPPPGRELAHGLCRMLVGEPASAAVLGSDHPAALNFWAMGAVLGTPDDVVALTERGAARLRGHPDLWTRSAALMVAGLARFEYGAVTGAEDLLEPALEGFRRTGDRWGQWAAYYWLSLVAENRGDFAAAVALAERPGRLADELSGLGTSLGPMSYLLRLGQLRGRAGDLAGAAATLAEAQEAATRSRDRELTARVLHARGELARRRGERAAARRLLEAALALEVEASPQFRAFLQVELARVSEPAKPLRAALELMDGCSDRTARATVLEGVAEHVAPVLAAELLGAARALRGITASADPYVHALAARCREALGAAGYEAASARGAAMPNPERYALRPLSSP, via the coding sequence ATGCGGGTCGGGATTCTGGGGCCGCTTCAGGTGGCGGGGGCCCAGGTGGGCGGGGCGCGGGTGCGGGCCCTGCTGGTACGGCTGGCGCTCGACCCCGGCCGGGTGGTCACCGCCGACCGGCTGATCGACGACCTGTGGCCGGCCGAGGCGCCCGCGCACCCCCTGGCGGCGCTGCAGTCGCTGGTGTCGCGGGCCCGCCGCGAGGCGCCCGGCGTCATCGGCTCGCATCCCGCCGGCTACCTGCTGGACGTGCCGCCCGGCGAGGTCGACGCCTGGGCGTTCGAGCGGCTGGCGCGCGGCGGCGAGGCGCGCCGGGCGCTGGCGTTGTGGCGGGGGCCGGCGCTCGCGGACGCGGCGGACCTGCCGTTCGCGGCGGCCCCCAAGGCGCGGCTGGAGGAGCTGCGGCTGGCCGCCCTGGCCACGCGCATCGCCGCCGACCTGGACGGAGCCGGGAGCGGCGGGCTCGCGGCCGAGCTGGAGGGGCCGGAAGGGCTGGAAGGGCCGGAAGAGCTGGAAGGGCTGGTCGCCGAGCTGGAGGGGCTGGTGGCCGCCTACCCGCTGCGGGAGGCGTTCCACGCGCTGCTGATGCGGGCCCTGACCGCGCGGGGGCGGCGCGGCGCGGCGCTGGTGGTCTTCGAGCGGATCAGAACGGCCCTGGCCGACGAGCTGGGCGCCGATCCCGGGCCCGAGCTGCGCGCGGCCCACCTGGAGGCGCTGCGCGAGCCGCCGGCCGCCCGGCGGGGCAACCTGCCGGCTCCCGTGACGAGCTTCGTGGGCCGCGCGGCCGACGTGGCCCGCCTCCGCGCCCTGCTCAGCCGACGTGACGACGGGGGCGCGCGGCTGGTGACGCTGGTGGGGCCCGGGGGCGCAGGGAAGACGCGGCTGGCGCTGGAGGCGGCGGCGGGCCTGGACGTCCCGGGCGGCGTGTGGCTGGTGGAGCTGGCGGCGGCCGACGGCGTGCGGGCGGCGCTGGAGAGCGTGCTCAGGACCAGCGACCCCGTGGCGGCCCTGCGCGCGGCCGAGCCGCTGGTCGTCCTGGACAACTGCGAGCACGTCGTCGACGAGGCGGCCCGGGTGGCGGAGTGGCTGCTGGCGGAGGTGGCGGGCCTGCGCGTCCTGGTGACCAGCCGGGAGCCGCTCGACATCCCCGGCGAGACGCTGCACCCCGTCCCGCCGCTGCCGGAGCCGCAGGCGGTGGAGCTGTTCGCGGCGCGCGCCGCGGCGGCCCGGCCGGGGCTGCGGGTGGAGCCGGAGCAGGCGGCGCGGATCTGCCGCGAGCTGGACGGCATCCCGCTGGCCATCGAGCTGGCCGCGGCCCGGCTGCGCACGATGCCGGTGCCGCTGCTCATCGAGCAGCTCGGCGACCGGCTGGCCCTGCGCGGCGGCCGCACCGCCGAGCCCCGGCACCGCACGCTGCGCGCGGTCATCGACTGGAGCTGGAACCTGCTCTCGGACGCCGAGCGCGAGCTGCTGCGCGGCCTGACCGTCTTCTCCGGCGGCGCGACGTACGAGGCGATCGCCCAGGTCTGCGGCGGCGGCCTGGACCTGCTGTCGTCGCTGGTGGACAAGTCGCTGCTCGCGGTCTCCGGCGACCGTTACACGATGCTGGAGACCATCCGCCAGTACGCCGCCGCCGACCTGCCGGAGCTCCGCCGCGCCCACGTCCGCTACTACACGGAGCTGGCCGAGGCCGCCGAGCCGCACCTGCGGACCGGTGGCCAGCTCGCCTGGCTGGCGACGCTGGACGCCGAGCGGGCCAACCTGGAGACCGCCCTGCGCCACTCCGACGACCCGCTCCGGCTCGTCCTGCCGCTGTTGTGGCCGTGGATCATGCGGGCCCGGCTGCGGGAGATGCGCGAGCAGGCCGCCGCGGTGCTGGCCCGGGTCGGGGACGTGCCGCCGCCGGGGAGGGAGCTGGCGCACGGGCTGTGCCGGATGCTGGTGGGCGAGCCGGCGTCGGCGGCCGTGCTCGGCTCCGACCATCCGGCGGCGCTGAACTTCTGGGCGATGGGCGCGGTGCTCGGCACCCCGGACGACGTGGTGGCCCTCACCGAGCGCGGCGCCGCGCGGCTGCGCGGGCATCCCGACCTGTGGACGAGGTCGGCGGCGCTGATGGTCGCGGGCCTGGCGCGCTTCGAGTACGGCGCGGTCACCGGCGCCGAGGACCTGCTGGAGCCGGCACTGGAGGGCTTCCGGCGCACCGGCGACCGGTGGGGCCAGTGGGCGGCGTACTACTGGCTGTCGCTGGTGGCCGAGAACCGCGGTGACTTCGCCGCCGCCGTCGCGCTCGCCGAGCGGCCGGGGCGGCTGGCGGACGAGCTGTCGGGCCTCGGGACGTCGCTCGGGCCGATGTCGTACCTGCTGCGGCTGGGTCAGCTGAGGGGCCGCGCGGGCGACCTCGCCGGGGCCGCGGCGACGCTGGCCGAGGCGCAGGAGGCCGCGACGCGCTCGCGCGACCGGGAGCTGACGGCCCGCGTCCTGCACGCCAGGGGCGAGCTGGCCCGGCGGCGCGGCGAGCGCGCGGCGGCGCGGCGGCTGCTGGAGGCGGCGCTCGCCCTGGAGGTCGAGGCGAGCCCGCAGTTCAGGGCGTTCCTCCAGGTCGAGCTGGCCCGGGTGAGCGAGCCGGCCAAGCCGCTGCGCGCGGCGCTGGAGCTGATGGACGGCTGCTCGGACCGGACCGCGCGGGCCACGGTGCTGGAGGGCGTGGCCGAGCACGTGGCGCCGGTGCTCGCGGCCGAGCTGCTGGGCGCGGCCCGGGCGCTGCGCGGGATCACCGCGTCGGCCGACCCCTACGTGCACGCCCTGGCCGCGCGCTGCCGGGAGGCGCTGGGCGCGGCGGGCTACGAGGCGGCGTCGGCGCGGGGCGCGGCGATGCCGAACCCGGAGAGGTACGCGCTGAGGCCGCTCTCGTCCCCGTGA
- a CDS encoding NAD-dependent epimerase/dehydratase family protein, with product MRVLLTGAAGFIGGHIADTLDHEVVPLDLATGDDVRDPATLDRLLPGVDAVIHQAAKVGLGVDVADLPGYASVNVCGTAALLAAMARHGVGRLVLAGSMVVYGEGAYDCPHHGGVRPGPRRAADLAAGLFDPRCPVCGSVLAPSVIGEDAPPDPRNAYATTKLAQEHLAANWARETGGTAVSLRYHNVYGPRMPRDTPYAGVASLFLSALLAGRAPRVFEDGAQRRDFVHVRDVARANALALAAGTEGELTAYNIASGVPRTVGELAAALAARTGGPAPVTTGEYRLGDVRHIVASPAKAARELGFRAEIPFTDGMAEFAGR from the coding sequence ATGCGCGTGCTCCTCACCGGCGCGGCCGGTTTCATCGGCGGCCACATCGCCGACACCCTCGACCACGAGGTCGTGCCGCTCGACCTCGCCACCGGGGACGACGTCCGGGACCCGGCCACGCTGGACCGCCTCCTGCCGGGCGTCGACGCGGTGATCCACCAGGCGGCCAAGGTCGGGCTCGGCGTGGACGTCGCCGACCTGCCCGGCTACGCCTCCGTCAACGTCTGCGGCACCGCCGCCCTGCTCGCCGCCATGGCCAGGCACGGCGTCGGCCGCCTGGTGCTGGCCGGCTCGATGGTCGTGTACGGCGAGGGCGCCTACGACTGCCCGCACCACGGCGGGGTGCGTCCCGGCCCGCGCCGCGCGGCGGACCTGGCGGCCGGCCTGTTCGACCCGCGCTGCCCGGTCTGCGGCAGCGTCCTGGCCCCGTCCGTCATCGGCGAGGACGCCCCGCCCGACCCGCGCAACGCCTACGCCACCACCAAGCTCGCCCAGGAACACCTGGCCGCCAACTGGGCGCGGGAGACCGGCGGCACCGCCGTCTCCCTCCGCTACCACAACGTCTACGGCCCCCGCATGCCCCGGGACACCCCGTACGCGGGCGTCGCCTCGTTGTTCCTGTCCGCCCTGCTGGCCGGGCGCGCGCCCCGCGTCTTCGAGGACGGGGCCCAGCGGCGCGACTTCGTGCACGTCCGGGACGTGGCCAGGGCCAACGCCCTGGCGCTGGCGGCCGGGACGGAGGGGGAGCTGACGGCGTACAACATCGCGAGCGGCGTCCCGCGCACGGTCGGCGAGCTCGCCGCGGCGCTGGCCGCGCGGACCGGCGGCCCGGCCCCGGTGACCACCGGCGAGTACCGGCTCGGCGACGTCCGCCACATCGTCGCCTCTCCCGCCAAGGCCGCACGGGAGCTGGGTTTCCGCGCGGAGATCCCCTTCACGGACGGCATGGCGGAGTTCGCGGGCCGATGA
- a CDS encoding sensor histidine kinase — protein MRKPSTTTIASLAAVAAVAAGTLLTYAFSAPDRQPNALDVLLPLAAMAATPARRRFPVPALVVVALAVAAYYPWARLDGPLMVLAFVALYTAADRGHLTAAIATGATLLLAMGLGESGGTRHVDDSLFVAIAGWVVAAIAFGGVTRTRRAYLLEAERRAADAEHSKEEEARRRESEERLRIARELHDVLGHNISMINVQASAALHGLQKRPEDAERALRAIKDTSKETLRELRTTLGVLRQVDEDAPTAPADSLARVDALVAASGLRVRTELDGPLGALPTEVDLAGARIVREALTNVSRHSGAAEARLSLARRAGELVIRVEDDGPGVTYDGGSGFGLQGMRERAAALGGSLEAGPRPEGGFRVVARLPIEGAR, from the coding sequence ATGCGGAAGCCGTCCACCACCACGATCGCGTCGCTCGCGGCCGTCGCGGCGGTCGCGGCCGGCACGCTGCTCACCTACGCCTTCAGCGCCCCCGACCGGCAGCCGAACGCGCTGGACGTGCTGCTGCCGCTCGCCGCGATGGCCGCCACGCCGGCCAGGCGGCGCTTCCCCGTGCCGGCCCTCGTCGTGGTCGCGCTCGCGGTGGCGGCCTACTACCCGTGGGCGCGGCTGGACGGGCCGCTGATGGTGCTGGCGTTCGTGGCGCTCTACACCGCGGCCGACCGGGGGCACCTCACCGCGGCCATCGCGACGGGGGCGACGTTGCTGCTGGCCATGGGGCTCGGCGAGAGCGGCGGCACCCGGCACGTGGACGACAGCCTGTTCGTGGCGATCGCCGGCTGGGTGGTGGCGGCCATCGCGTTCGGCGGGGTGACGCGGACGCGGCGGGCGTACCTGCTGGAGGCCGAGCGGCGGGCGGCGGACGCCGAGCACAGCAAGGAGGAGGAGGCCAGGCGGCGCGAGAGCGAGGAGCGGCTGCGCATCGCGCGGGAGCTGCACGACGTGCTCGGCCACAACATCTCCATGATCAACGTGCAGGCGTCCGCGGCGCTGCACGGGCTGCAGAAACGGCCCGAGGACGCCGAGCGGGCGCTGCGCGCCATCAAGGACACCAGCAAGGAGACGCTGCGCGAGCTGCGCACCACGCTGGGCGTGCTGCGGCAGGTGGACGAGGACGCCCCCACCGCGCCCGCCGACAGCCTGGCCCGGGTGGACGCGCTGGTCGCGGCCTCGGGCCTGCGGGTGCGCACGGAGCTGGACGGGCCGCTCGGCGCGCTGCCGACCGAGGTCGACCTGGCCGGCGCGCGCATCGTCAGGGAGGCGCTGACGAACGTCTCCCGCCACTCCGGCGCGGCCGAGGCCCGGCTGTCGCTGGCCCGCCGGGCCGGTGAGCTCGTCATCCGGGTGGAGGACGACGGGCCCGGCGTCACGTACGACGGGGGCAGCGGCTTCGGCCTGCAGGGCATGCGCGAGCGCGCGGCGGCGCTCGGCGGCTCGCTGGAGGCCGGCCCGCGTCCCGAGGGCGGCTTCCGCGTCGTCGCCCGCCTGCCGATCGAAGGAGCCCGATGA
- a CDS encoding cytochrome ubiquinol oxidase subunit I yields the protein METVDLARLQFALTAGAHFLFVALTLGLATLVALLQTRATLTRSPVHLRMTRFWGQLYLINYAMGIVTGLVMEFQLGLAWSGLTEYAGNVFGSALAVETLVAFFVESTFLGLWIFGWNRLNRWAHLALIWVVTLTAYASAFWIMVANGFLQHPAGHVPDGAALRLADLGAMAGNPAAQLAFWHVMGGAMLTGGFFMAGVSAYHLRRRTPEQDFFRKSLRLGLGLALPAAMFTVTFGGLQFQTMQPSKVAVWSGRTELMAEAQTAMTALHGPGDWLPPVAGVRVAGVLMMVLWVVMIMVAGTGVPLMAFRPVVRAFRPWHWLLTLMIPVPFVTMLAGWVFREMGRQPWAVYGLLTTAEAMSPVTPAQIRVSLAAFVTVFAVLVAVNYWLLARHARRGPGAVALGGTPVEAAPAAPVPAF from the coding sequence ATGGAAACGGTGGACCTCGCACGCCTGCAGTTCGCGCTCACCGCGGGCGCGCATTTTCTCTTCGTCGCGCTCACGCTGGGCCTGGCGACGCTGGTGGCCCTGCTGCAGACCCGGGCGACGCTCACCCGCAGCCCGGTCCACCTGCGGATGACCCGGTTCTGGGGCCAGCTCTACCTGATCAACTACGCCATGGGCATCGTCACCGGCCTGGTGATGGAGTTCCAGCTCGGGCTGGCGTGGAGCGGCCTCACCGAGTACGCGGGCAACGTCTTCGGCTCGGCGCTGGCCGTCGAGACGCTGGTGGCGTTCTTCGTCGAGTCCACGTTCCTCGGGTTGTGGATCTTCGGCTGGAACCGGCTGAACCGGTGGGCGCACCTGGCGCTGATCTGGGTGGTGACGCTGACCGCGTACGCGTCGGCGTTCTGGATCATGGTGGCGAACGGGTTCCTCCAGCACCCGGCGGGCCACGTGCCGGACGGCGCGGCGCTGCGGCTGGCCGACCTCGGCGCGATGGCCGGCAACCCGGCGGCGCAGCTCGCGTTCTGGCACGTCATGGGCGGGGCGATGCTCACCGGCGGCTTCTTCATGGCCGGGGTGAGCGCGTACCACCTGCGGAGGCGCACGCCCGAGCAGGACTTCTTCCGCAAGTCGCTGCGGCTCGGGCTCGGGCTGGCGCTGCCGGCGGCGATGTTCACGGTGACGTTCGGCGGGCTGCAGTTCCAGACCATGCAGCCGTCGAAGGTCGCGGTCTGGTCGGGCCGGACGGAGCTGATGGCCGAGGCGCAGACCGCGATGACGGCCCTGCACGGGCCCGGCGACTGGCTGCCGCCGGTGGCCGGGGTGCGCGTGGCGGGCGTGCTGATGATGGTGCTCTGGGTGGTCATGATCATGGTGGCGGGGACGGGCGTGCCGCTGATGGCGTTCCGGCCGGTGGTGCGGGCCTTCCGGCCCTGGCACTGGCTGCTGACGCTGATGATCCCGGTGCCGTTCGTCACGATGCTGGCCGGGTGGGTGTTCCGCGAGATGGGCCGGCAGCCGTGGGCCGTCTACGGCCTGCTCACCACGGCCGAGGCGATGTCGCCGGTGACCCCGGCCCAGATCCGGGTGTCGCTGGCGGCGTTCGTGACGGTGTTCGCGGTGCTCGTCGCGGTCAACTACTGGCTGCTGGCCCGGCACGCGAGGCGCGGGCCGGGCGCGGTCGCGCTCGGCGGCACGCCGGTCGAGGCCGCCCCCGCCGCCCCCGTCCCGGCGTTCTGA
- a CDS encoding fatty acid desaturase family protein, whose product MTVIVIAYLAAWLLFALVGDSWLQLLVAIVLAVVFAQFGFLAHDLGHRQVFRTRSSSDVAGLLFGNLAIGLGWGWWNTKHNRHHANPNHEDHDPDVSPAVIVFSADQVGRSTGLPRFVARYQAYLFFPLLLLEAWHLHVASVKALLKPSARRRWPELGLLAAHFAAYFGMVFAVLPPGKAIVFLVVHQGLFGLYLGCTFAPNHKGMPVLTKEDKLDFLRKQVLTSRNVRGGPFMDIALGQLNYQIEHHLFPHMPAPNLRLAQPIVQQYCAEIGVSYLQTGLFASYRQALGHLHEVGAQLR is encoded by the coding sequence ATGACCGTCATCGTCATCGCCTACCTCGCCGCCTGGCTGCTGTTCGCCCTGGTGGGCGACTCGTGGCTGCAACTGCTGGTGGCGATCGTGCTGGCCGTGGTGTTCGCCCAGTTCGGCTTTCTCGCCCACGACCTCGGGCACCGGCAGGTCTTCCGCACCCGGAGCTCCAGCGACGTGGCCGGCCTGCTGTTCGGCAACCTCGCCATCGGGCTCGGGTGGGGCTGGTGGAACACCAAGCACAACCGGCACCACGCCAACCCCAACCACGAGGACCACGACCCGGACGTCTCCCCCGCCGTCATCGTCTTCTCCGCCGACCAGGTGGGCCGCAGCACCGGCCTGCCCCGGTTCGTCGCCCGCTACCAGGCGTACCTGTTCTTCCCGCTGCTCCTTCTCGAGGCCTGGCACCTGCACGTGGCCAGCGTGAAGGCGCTGCTCAAGCCGTCGGCGCGGCGGCGGTGGCCGGAGCTGGGGCTGCTGGCCGCGCACTTCGCCGCCTACTTCGGCATGGTCTTCGCGGTGTTGCCGCCGGGCAAGGCGATCGTGTTCCTGGTCGTGCACCAGGGGCTGTTCGGGCTGTACCTGGGGTGCACGTTCGCGCCCAACCACAAGGGCATGCCGGTGCTGACCAAGGAGGACAAGCTCGACTTCCTGCGCAAGCAGGTGCTCACCTCGCGCAACGTCCGGGGCGGCCCGTTCATGGACATCGCGCTCGGCCAGCTCAACTACCAGATCGAGCACCACCTGTTCCCGCACATGCCCGCGCCCAACCTGCGCCTGGCCCAGCCCATCGTGCAGCAGTACTGCGCGGAGATCGGCGTCAGCTACCTCCAGACCGGGCTGTTCGCCTCCTACCGGCAGGCGCTCGGCCACCTGCACGAGGTGGGGGCCCAGCTACGCTGA
- a CDS encoding FAD-dependent monooxygenase: MTHVMIVGSGPTGLTLAVELARRGVDLRIVERSPEPPTGVRGKGLQPRTLEVFDDLGVIDEILATGRPYPSLRSYQGDQVVWEGRMDEPREPSAGVPHPNLIMQPQWRTEAILRDRLAELGHRVEFGAEVTDVEQDADGVTAVLGTGERVRSAYLVAADGGRSTVRKRLGVPFRGETYDSERMSLADIRTRDLDREHWHVWGSLAGRSVHFSICPLPGTDVFQLVAPHSGRAGERDSGPDSGRDDLLALVAEHAPHVRIDEVVWRSEYRVNIRMADRFRVGRVFLAGDAAHVHSPAGGQGLNTGVQDAYNLGWKLALGREALLETYEDERMAVAEHVLGLSTRLYRDNDLKRGGDTDQLGLAYPRSALSAGERGGERLGAYFAEQRGTGFLLVGEVTGEHGWPVLPPLPGQEGVLLVRPDGYIGYHGDESGLSAYLSGFGIAAPRADAAS, encoded by the coding sequence ATGACACACGTGATGATCGTCGGCTCCGGGCCGACCGGGCTGACCCTCGCCGTCGAGCTCGCCCGCCGGGGCGTCGACCTGCGCATCGTGGAGCGCTCGCCCGAGCCGCCCACCGGGGTGCGCGGCAAGGGCCTGCAGCCCCGCACGCTGGAGGTCTTCGACGACCTCGGCGTGATCGACGAGATCCTGGCCACCGGCCGGCCGTACCCGTCGCTGCGTTCCTACCAGGGCGACCAGGTGGTGTGGGAGGGCCGCATGGACGAGCCGCGCGAGCCGTCCGCCGGCGTGCCCCACCCCAACCTGATCATGCAGCCGCAGTGGCGGACCGAGGCGATCCTGCGCGACCGGCTGGCCGAGCTGGGGCACCGGGTCGAGTTCGGGGCCGAGGTGACCGACGTGGAGCAGGACGCCGACGGCGTCACCGCCGTGCTCGGCACCGGCGAGCGGGTGCGCAGCGCGTACCTGGTGGCCGCCGACGGCGGGCGGAGCACCGTGCGCAAGCGGCTCGGCGTGCCCTTCCGCGGCGAGACCTACGACAGCGAGCGCATGTCGCTGGCCGACATCAGGACCCGCGACCTGGACCGCGAGCACTGGCACGTCTGGGGGTCGCTCGCCGGCCGGAGCGTGCACTTCTCGATCTGCCCGCTGCCCGGCACCGACGTGTTCCAGCTCGTGGCCCCGCACAGCGGGCGGGCCGGCGAGCGGGACAGTGGGCCGGACAGTGGGCGGGACGACCTGCTCGCGCTCGTCGCCGAGCACGCGCCGCACGTGCGGATCGACGAGGTCGTGTGGCGCTCGGAGTACCGGGTCAACATCCGGATGGCCGACCGGTTCCGGGTGGGCCGGGTGTTCCTCGCCGGGGACGCGGCCCACGTGCACTCGCCCGCGGGCGGGCAGGGGCTCAACACCGGGGTGCAGGACGCGTACAACCTGGGGTGGAAGCTGGCGCTGGGCAGGGAGGCGCTGCTGGAGACGTACGAGGACGAGCGGATGGCGGTGGCCGAGCACGTGCTCGGGCTCAGCACCCGGCTCTACCGCGACAACGACCTCAAGCGCGGCGGCGACACCGACCAGCTCGGCCTGGCCTACCCCCGCAGCGCGCTGTCGGCGGGGGAGCGCGGCGGCGAGCGGCTGGGGGCGTACTTCGCCGAGCAGCGCGGCACCGGGTTCCTGCTGGTCGGCGAGGTGACCGGCGAGCACGGGTGGCCCGTGCTGCCGCCGCTGCCCGGTCAGGAGGGCGTGCTGCTGGTCCGGCCCGACGGCTACATCGGCTATCACGGGGACGAGAGCGGCCTCAGCGCGTACCTCTCCGGGTTCGGCATCGCCGCGCCCCGCGCCGACGCCGCCTCGTAG
- a CDS encoding cytochrome d ubiquinol oxidase subunit II, producing MEIFVLAFFALGYLVLAGADIGVGMTLPYLGRTAAERREVIAAIAPFFLGNEVWLVTAAGVLAGLFPELEGELLSGNYTLVVALVLSWVVRDMGLWLRGRVERAGWQALCDGATVAGSWGLALTWGLLLSHVLLGLTGPVTVLPALVVAALFGTHGLAFAALRLRGGLRERAGVLSGGAGEARTYALTAAALLAVGVLAGLRLPLHPGTSGPVLVPVVLALVPFLVAAQGWVWWTFRHRVTGPSYL from the coding sequence ATGGAGATCTTCGTTCTGGCGTTCTTCGCGCTCGGCTACCTCGTGCTCGCCGGCGCCGACATCGGGGTCGGCATGACCCTGCCCTACCTGGGGCGGACGGCGGCCGAGCGGCGCGAGGTGATCGCCGCGATCGCGCCGTTCTTCCTGGGCAACGAGGTGTGGCTGGTGACGGCCGCCGGCGTGCTCGCCGGGCTGTTCCCCGAGCTGGAGGGCGAGCTGCTGAGCGGCAACTACACCCTGGTGGTGGCGCTGGTGCTGTCCTGGGTGGTGCGGGACATGGGGCTGTGGCTGCGCGGACGGGTCGAGCGGGCGGGCTGGCAGGCGCTCTGCGACGGCGCGACCGTCGCCGGGAGCTGGGGCCTCGCGCTGACGTGGGGGCTGCTGCTCAGCCACGTGCTGCTCGGCCTGACCGGGCCGGTCACCGTGCTGCCCGCGCTGGTGGTGGCGGCGCTGTTCGGCACCCACGGGCTGGCCTTCGCCGCGCTGCGGCTGCGCGGCGGGCTCCGCGAGCGGGCGGGCGTGTTGTCCGGCGGGGCCGGGGAGGCGCGGACGTACGCGCTGACCGCGGCGGCGCTGCTGGCCGTCGGGGTGCTGGCGGGCCTGCGCCTTCCCCTGCATCCGGGCACGTCGGGGCCGGTGCTGGTGCCGGTGGTCCTGGCGCTCGTCCCGTTCCTGGTGGCGGCCCAGGGCTGGGTGTGGTGGACCTTCCGGCACCGGGTCACCGGACCGTCGTACCTGTGA